The Sphingobacterium lactis sequence ACGGTCGTATTCGATATTGATTTGGGGAAGACCTGCTACCCGCTCTACCTGCGGAGCGGTCGCACCTTCTACTGTTTGAATAATAGCATTCGCTTTATTCGCATAAACCAACAAACTGTCGAGGTCTTCTCCGAATATCTTAACGGCTACATCTTGCCTGATACCTGTCATCAACTCATTAAAACGCATCTGTATCGGCTGATTGGCTTCAAAGAATACACCGGGAATAACTTTAAGTTTCTCCATCATTTCATTGGAAAGCTCGTCATAGGATTTTTTTGTTTTCCATTCGTCCTGCGGTTTTAGGATAATCATCAGGTCAGTGGCTTCGGGAGGCATCGGGTCTGTCGGTACTTCGGCAGCACCAGTCTTGCCTACGACCATTCTCACTTCGTCAAATTCCTTGATTATCCTTGATGCCTGCATAGAGGTTTCCAGACTTTGGCTAAGCGATGTTCCTTGTGGCAGGATACAGTGGAAAGCAAAATCGCCCTCGCCCAATTTTGGCAGGAACTCTCCGCCCATCCGTGAAAATAGAAATATACTTATGGTAAACAGCCCAACGGCAACCGCAATAATCACATATTTTATCCGAATGGCTTTTTCTAACAAAGGCTTATAAACCCCTTGAAGATAGTCCATCATTTTGTCTGAAAAATTCCTTTTGGTAATCGGTTTTTTAGACAGACACAAGGCACTCATCATCGGGATATAGGTAAAGGACAAAATCAAAGCTCCCAAAATGGCGAAACTTACAGTCTGTGCCATTGGCGTAAACATTTTACCCTCTATACCCACCAAAGTAAGGATAGGGATATAGACAATGAGGATGATAACTTCGCCAAATGCGGCACTCGTACGAATTTTCCGTGCAGATTCATATACCTCTTCATCCATTTCTGCCTGCGTAAGTCTTTGTGTGGATTTCCGCAAGCCCAAATGATGCATTGTCGCTTCAACAACAATCAGGGAACCATCTATTACCAATCCGAAATCAATAGCCCCCATACTCATCAGGTTGGCACTTACACCAAACAGCCGCATCATTCCCAACGCAAAAAGCATAGATAGCGGTATGGCTGAGGCTACAATCAGTCCTGCTCTGAAATTCCCCAGGAATAGAATTAACACAAAAATAACAATCAGTGCGCCCTCAATGAGGTTCTTTTGAACCGTACTTATCGCTCTATCAACCAAATCCATTCTGTCTAAAAATGGTTCTATGACCACGTCTTCGGGTAGAGATTGTTGGATAACCGGTATTTTTTCTTTGATACTTTTTACAACTTCAGAGGTGTTTTCTCCCTTCAACATCATTACAATCCCACCCACAGCATCTACTTCGCCATTATAGGTCAATGCTCCGTACCGGGTTGCGTGACCAAATTGTACTTCTGCCACATCTTTGATAAATACCGGAACGCTACCTGTATTTTTAACGACGATATTTCCTACATCTTCCAATGAAGTAACCAGACCAATCCCGCGAATAAAGTAAGCATTGGGCTTCTTATCGATATATGCACCTCCGGTATTTTGGTTGTTGTTTTCGAGGGCGGTAAAAATATCGGAAATACTAACGTCCATTGCCTTGATGCGGTTTGGGTCGATAGAAACTTCGTACTGTTTAAGCAAACCACCGAAACTATTGACTTCTGCAATTCCCGGAGTACCGTAAAGTTGTCTGGCAACAATCCAGTCCTGCATTGTCCGCAAATCCATTGCGGAATATTTGTCTTCACTGCCTTCTTTGGGATGAAGAATATATTGGTACACTTCGCCAAGACCTGTACTGACAGGAGCAAGTTCAGGTGTTCCAATCCCGTCAGGTATCTGGTCTTGTGCTTCTTTCAGCTGTTGGCTTACTAACTGTCGTGCAAAATAAATATCGACATTATCTTGAAAGACAACGGTTACAACAGATAATCCAAATCTTGAAACACTTCTTATCTCTTCTACTTTTGGAAGATTAACGATACTTTGCTCTACGGGAAATGTTACTAATTGTTCTACTTCTTGTCCTGCCAATGTAGGCGACAGGGTAATAATCTGAACCTGATTGTTTGTAATGTCAGGTTGGGCATCAATGGGGATTTGCTTGGCACTCCATACCCCCCAAATGATGAGAAACAAGGTCATCAATCCTATAATGAACTTATTCTTTATAGAGAATTTTATAATACTATTTAACACTTCTATTGTGATTAATGATGAATAATTAATGATAAATTGCAATGATTATGAATACGAGAAATACGAAGTATGACCCAAAACATTCAGCTTGTTGCTGTACGCAAAAAGCTATAATCATTAAAACATTAAAAATTATGCATTAATCTTTGGCGGTTGC is a genomic window containing:
- a CDS encoding CusA/CzcA family heavy metal efflux RND transporter — encoded protein: MQFIINYSSLITIEVLNSIIKFSIKNKFIIGLMTLFLIIWGVWSAKQIPIDAQPDITNNQVQIITLSPTLAGQEVEQLVTFPVEQSIVNLPKVEEIRSVSRFGLSVVTVVFQDNVDIYFARQLVSQQLKEAQDQIPDGIGTPELAPVSTGLGEVYQYILHPKEGSEDKYSAMDLRTMQDWIVARQLYGTPGIAEVNSFGGLLKQYEVSIDPNRIKAMDVSISDIFTALENNNQNTGGAYIDKKPNAYFIRGIGLVTSLEDVGNIVVKNTGSVPVFIKDVAEVQFGHATRYGALTYNGEVDAVGGIVMMLKGENTSEVVKSIKEKIPVIQQSLPEDVVIEPFLDRMDLVDRAISTVQKNLIEGALIVIFVLILFLGNFRAGLIVASAIPLSMLFALGMMRLFGVSANLMSMGAIDFGLVIDGSLIVVEATMHHLGLRKSTQRLTQAEMDEEVYESARKIRTSAAFGEVIILIVYIPILTLVGIEGKMFTPMAQTVSFAILGALILSFTYIPMMSALCLSKKPITKRNFSDKMMDYLQGVYKPLLEKAIRIKYVIIAVAVGLFTISIFLFSRMGGEFLPKLGEGDFAFHCILPQGTSLSQSLETSMQASRIIKEFDEVRMVVGKTGAAEVPTDPMPPEATDLMIILKPQDEWKTKKSYDELSNEMMEKLKVIPGVFFEANQPIQMRFNELMTGIRQDVAVKIFGEDLDSLLVYANKANAIIQTVEGATAPQVERVAGLPQINIEYDRTRIANYGLNVQEINDIVSTAFAGKSAGVIYENERRFDLVVRLDEEHRSSIEDVSNLFIPLPNGEQVPLSQVANIDYKLGPAQISREGGKRRIYIGFNVQGRDVASVVEEIQDKLAEQVKLPTGYYFTYGGQFENLQKATDRLLIAVPIALLLIFILLYFTFHSFKEAVLVYTAIPMSAIGGVFALLLRDMPFSISAGVGFIALFGVAVLNGIVLIATFNRLEKEGWNEIVPRIIEGAKTRLRPVLMTASVASLGFLPMALSTSAGAEVQKPLATVVIGGLISATALTLFVLPLLYLVFMRNHKPTKNNKMKAITPVLLLFVFLGFSQNSNAQNPVNVDRAIEIAMENNPQLRSKNLDIQSAQSLSKTAFELPKTNANFQYGNNEGFEYNDGFQISQTIPFPTLFGVKKNLVKEQVKGQQWAKALTENELKKQVRTYYYQLEYLEHNASVLKYLDSIYSDFIRVAELRYKTGDIGRIEVSTAVTKQGEINLLLQQNEVLRQNAYQSLKNLMQTQEDFLIEPQPDYTPLLLSSFIDSSAVANHPSIQLLYQEAKIAEQNKKLERANSLPDFTFGYNNISLIGMHSKNGVEQFYGRGQRFSFVDVGITIPIFTTTKAKIRSLDYKKQSLELNAQWQEQQLKTELANALKQYEQYVAQFTYFKEQALPNADEIINAAKLGYSTGDISYVEYLFALQTTADIQLNYLNSIQQINEAVTLIHSLISK